Proteins encoded together in one Mobula birostris isolate sMobBir1 chromosome 7, sMobBir1.hap1, whole genome shotgun sequence window:
- the LOC140200998 gene encoding protocadherin-10-like — protein MANSHKNTCLRWQMMTLIISFCVWDIITGQIRYSIPEELKHGAFVGNIADDLGLDVRQLSARRFRIVPAANTQYLEVNLENGILFVNEKMDREQLCDLSPNCFLHLEIVVENPLELHRVEVEILDVNDNSPSFPWREFRLEIAESVALGSRFPLENAHDPDVGTNSLQSYRLSPNQYFSLEVQTRNERNNFPVLVLDRSLDRENQAVHQMVLTAQDGGVPERSGTAQVIVTVLDVNDNAPVFDQAVYTVCLVENAPKNTLVIKLNATDLDQGSYGEVTYSFSNHAPARLRQLFRVDAHTGEIWVKGVVDYEEASVYEIYVQAKDRGLYTAAVHCTVVVEIIDVNDNAPEVILTSVSSPIPEDALPGAVIALISVTDRDSGENGKTTCHISAHLPFKLQSSFKNYYTLVTDDRLDRERVFEYNVSITVTDLGTPPLSTVKTILVKVSDVNDNAPRFAHPSYTVYLMENNAPGASICSVSAWDPDSDQNAYVSYCILDSKIKGTPVSSYVSINLNTGNLYALRSFDYEQLKNFQVQIQAQDAGFPSLHNNVTVTVIILDQNDNAPEIVSPLPPNGSVEMVPRSADPGYLVAKVTAVDDDSGQNSRLSYLLFQATNPGLFSVDPSIGEIRTTRRFEDHDSPRQRLVVHVTDNGKPPLSTSVTISVSIVDSVPEIISDLTDGPQTIEYFSDFNLYLIVSLGSVSFVFLLAIIALVTIKCHKDRHGTLGPRCPLCTCCSRGSSRCCCLRRRHSRDVLNNSHNNFQIPPSAKVPPNSMEVGGSGSLSQTYCYKVCLSPESAKSDLMFLKPYSSSTPAGTSTKPASPYVTTWRKQALDGPNIGTNLSNEVSGLHGALFIP, from the exons ATGGCTAATTCTCACAAAAACACCTGTCTGAGGTGGCAAATGATGACCCTGATAATCTCGTTTTGCGTCTGGGATATTATCACCGGGCAGATTCGCTACTCGATTCCCGAAGAGTTGAAACACGGTGCGTTTGTTGGGAACATCGCCGACGATCTGGGACTGGATGTCAGGCAACTCTCCGCCCGCAGGTTTCGCATTGTCCCCGCCGCTAACACCCAGTACTTGGAGGTGAATCTGGAGAACGGGATTCTCTTCGTAAACGAGAAGATGGACCGGGAGCAGTTGTGTGACCTGAGCCCCAATTGCTTCCTGCATCTGGAGATCGTAGTGGAGAATCCGTTAGAGTTGCATCGCGTGGAAGTGGAGATACTGGACGTGAACGACAATTCCCCTAGTTTCCCTTGGCGTGAATTCCGTTTGGAGATCGCGGAGTCCGTGGCACTCGGGTCGCGCTTCCCGCTTGAGAACGCCCACGATCCGGACGTGGGCACCAACTCGCTGCAAAGCTACCGGCTCAGTCCCAACCAGTACTTCAGCTTGGAGGTTCAGACTCGCAACGAACGCAATAACTTTCCCGTGCTGGTTCTGGACAGATCACTGGACAGGGAGAATCAGGCGGTGCATCAGATGGTTCTCACTGCTCAGGACGGCGGCGTCCCGGAGAGATCGGGTACAGCTCAGGTCATAGTCACGGTCCTTGATGTTAACGATAACGCCCCGGTCTTTGACCAGGCTGTGTATACTGTGTGCCTGGTGGAAAACGCCCCGAAGAACACTTTGGTGATTAAACTTAACGCTACCGACTTGGACCAAGGCTCCTACGGAGAGGTGACCTATTCGTTCAGCAACCATGCGCCCGCGAGGCTGCGGCAACTCTTTCGGGTCGATGCCCATACTGGAGAAATTTGGGTCAAGGGAGTGGTGGACTACGAAGAGGCGAGTGTTTACGAGATTTATGTTCAGGCGAAAGATAGGGGTCTTTACACGGCGGCCGTGCATTGCACAGTGGTTGTGGAGATCATCGATGTCAACGACAACGCGCCCGAGGTGATACTGACTTCAGTGTCCAGTCCGATTCCGGAGGACGCTTTGCCAGGAGCCGTGATCGCCCTGATCAGCGTGACCGACCGTGATTCCGGAGAGAACGGAAAGACTACTTGCCACATCTCCGCCCATCTCCCTTTCAAACTCCAGTCGTCTTTCAAGAACTATTATACTCTGGTTACGGATGATCGCCTGGACCGCGAGAGAGTTTTCGAGTATAACGTGAGTATTACTGTCACAGACTTGGGCACCCCTCCCCTTTCCACCGTCAAAACCATTCTCGTCAAGGTTTCGGATGTGAACGATAACGCTCCCCGTTTTGCACACCCGTCCTACACCGTATACCTGATGGAAAATAACGCGCCCGGTGCGTCTATCTGTTCTGTCTCCGCCTGGGATCCGGATTCTGACCAGAACGCCTATGTCTCCTACTGCATCTTAGACAGTAAGATAAAGGGTACTCCCGTTTCATCATATGTTTCCATCAACTTAAACACGGGCAACCTTTATGCGTTGCGCTCTTTTGACTACGAGCAACTCAAGAATTTCCAGGTCCAAATTCAGGCTCAAGACGCGGGGTTTCCATCTCTGCACAACAACGTTACGGTGACGGTGATTATCCTGGATCAGAATGACAATGCTCCCGAGATCGTGTCCCCACTGCCGCCGAATggctcggtagagatggtgccTCGTTCCGCTGATCCCGGTTACCTCGTTGCGAAAGTAACGGCTGTCGACGACGACTCTGGTCAGAACTCCAGGCTGAGTTACCTACTGTTCCAAGCCACAAATCCTGGACTGTTCAGCGTGGACCCGTCCATCGGAGAGATTCGGACCACGCGGCGTTTTGAAGACCATGATTCCCCTAGACAGAGGTTGGTGGTCCATGTCACGGACAATGGAAAGCCACCTCTCTCCACCTCTGTCACCATCAGCGTCTCGATAGTCGACAGTGTTCCAGAGATCATCTCGGACTTAACCGACGGGCCCCAAACCATTGAATACTTCTCCGATTTCAACCTTTACTTAATTGTCTCGCTGGGTTCCGTCTCCTTTGTGTTCCTGTTGGCCATTATCGCTCTGGTGACCATCAAGTGTCACAAGGATAGACACGGCACTCTTGGCCCCCGCTGTCCTCTCTGTACCTGTTGCTCCCGTGGATCCAGCCGTTGTTGCTGCCTCCGGAGAAGACATTCCAGGGACGTGCTGAATAACTCACACAACAACTTTCAGATACCCCCCAGTGCGAAAGTCCCGCCGAACTCCATGGAGGTAGGCGGCAGTGGCTCACTTTCCCAGACCTATTGCTACAAGGTATGCCTGAGTCCCGAATCGGCAAAGAGCGACTTAATGTTCCTCAAACCTTACAGCTCCTCCACTCCCGCCGGAACTAGCACAAAGCCCGCCAGCCCCTACGTGACCACGTGGAGGAAGCAGGCATTAGATGGGCCGAATATTGGAACCAATCTATCCAATGAG GTTTCGGGTCTCCATGGTGCGTTGTTCATTCCTTGA